Proteins found in one Polyodon spathula isolate WHYD16114869_AA chromosome 10, ASM1765450v1, whole genome shotgun sequence genomic segment:
- the trmt2b gene encoding tRNA (uracil(54)-C(5))-methyltransferase homolog-B, giving the protein MVTLRFLCQFLPQKIPIWTWEYVPRRFCCCVATDKTICQENTRDSEDQSKSWIKKRRNKKHSLLPKPANEHLSWEERLADAVTPLWRLCYEEQLQLKFEEQKRILLQLSARLSGDADPLNPQPWTRGQLSFPLLPTVPSPVLDGYRNKSTFSVNRGINGDPKTVGFYVGTGKGRNIVCVRSDHLLNMPAKHKDVARFYEEFIRQSPLEPCIMFHEGGHWREITVRTNLVGSTMAIVYFHPQNLTQEEIQPHKETLVEFFTHGPGTACQLTSLYFQESSMTRCTNEQSPYQLLYGEPYIFEELLGLRFRISADAFFQVNTSGAEVLYRTVGEVSKADRSSILIDVCCGTGAIGLSLSKGVEQVIGIELIEQAVQDAAHNASLNGISNCDFRSGKAEVVLPQLLPSLDSAAPLFATVNPSRAGLHYRVIRAIRNCASIHRLIYISCKPDGEAMRNFTELCCPPDRQKKLLGDPFVPTVAIPVDMFPHTAHCELVLVFER; this is encoded by the coding sequence ATGGTAACTTTAAGGTTCCTGTGTCAATTTCTGCCACAGAAAATACCTATATGGACTTGGGAATATGTCCCCAGGCGATTCTGTTGTTGTGTGGCAACTGATAAAACCATCTGCCAGGAAAACACGAGAGACAGTGAAGACCAATCTAAAAGCTGGATAAAAAAGAGGAGGAATAAGAAACACAGTCTTCTTCCTAAACCAGCCAATGAACACCTTTCCTGGGAGGAGCGGCTTGCGGATGCTGTGACTCCACTTTGGAGACTATGTTATGAGGAGCAGCTTCAACTAAAGTTTGAAGAGCAGAAGAGAATTCTCCTGCAGCTCTCAGCCCGTCTTTCAGGAGATGCTGACCCCTTAAACCCACAGCCCTGGACCCGGGGCCAGCTCAGCTTCCCACTGCTACCCACCGTGCCATCTCCAGTGCTAGACGGGTACAGAAACAAATCAACCTTTTCAGTGAACAGAGGGATCAATGGTGACCCCAAAACTGTTGGGTTCTATGTTGGAACTGGGAAAGGCCGGAATATTGTCTGTGTTCGTTCTGACCACCTCTTGAACATGCCAGCAAAGCACAAAGACGTAGCACGGTTCTATGAGGAGTTTATCCGTCAATCTCCATTGGAACCCTGTATCATGTTCCATGAAGGCGGGCACTGGCGTGAGATAACGGTACGTACCAACTTAGTGGGCAGCACAATGGCAATCGTGTACTTTCACCCGCAGAACCTaacacaggaggagatccagccCCATAAAGAAACCCTGGTGGAATTCTTCACCCACGGACCAGGGACAGCTTGCCAGCTCACATCGCTGTACTTCCAGGAGAGCTCAATGACTCGCTGCACTAATGAGCAGTCTCCCTACCAACTACTCTATGGGGAGCCTTATATTTTTGAGGAGCTCCTGGGGCTGAGGTTCCGCATCTCTGCCGACGCTTTCTTCCAGGTGAACACTTCAGGTGCTGAAGTTCTGTACAGGACTGTTGGTGAGGTGAGCAAGGCTGACAGAAGCAGCATCTTGATAGATGTGTGCTGTGGAACAGGAGCTATTGGTCTCTCTCTGTCCAAGGGGGTCGAGCAGGTGATTGGCATCGAACTGATTGAACAAGCTGTGCAGGATGCCGCGCACAATGCCTCCCTCAATGGAATCTCTAATTGTGACTTCCGCTCGGGGAAGGCAGAAGTAGTTTTGCCCCAGTTACTGCCCTCGCTGGATTCTGCAGCTCCCCTTTTTGCCACTGTGAACCCTTCTCGTGCTGGACTGCATTACAGAGTGATCCGGGCAATCCGAAACTGCGCTTCCATCCACAGGCTTATTTACATCTCCTGCAAACCAGATGGGGAAGCAATGAGGAACTTCACTGAGCTGTGCTGTCCTCCAGACAGACAAAAGAAGCTTCTTGGTGATCCCTTTGTCCCCACTGTAGCTATACCTGTTGACATGTTCCCACACACCGCACACTGCGAATTGGTGTTGGTCTTTGAAAGATAG